One genomic region from Bactrocera tryoni isolate S06 chromosome 3, CSIRO_BtryS06_freeze2, whole genome shotgun sequence encodes:
- the LOC120770048 gene encoding uncharacterized protein LOC120770048 — translation MSNLVKSQIIGVMALFFFALAAAQQSTVTPSAIINPARFDARGRFNPYYNDLYYNNRAFKNRDYYNRQYYDNLFKKYNPGVAAPEARILQQENELNYDGTYKYSYETENGIQAEERGVPVKLGTEEQKEVVEGSYSYVTADGLRVIVKYTADENGFHPTISYDGIDAERYARVQQPADTVIIRQN, via the exons ATGAGCAATCTAGTTAAA TCTCAGATCATAGGCGTCATGGCTTTGTTCTTCTTCGCTTTGGCGGCGGCCCAGCAGAGCACAGTGACACCGAGCGCGATCATCAACCCTGCGCGTTTTGATGCCCGCGGTCGCTTTAATCCCTATTATAACGATCTTTACTATAACAATCGTGCGTTTAAAAATCGCGACTACTACAATCGTCAGTACTACGACAATTTGTTTAAGAAATATAATCCTGGCGTAGCCGCTCCAGAGGCACGCATACTCCAGCAGGAGAATGAGTTGAATTATGATGGCACATACAAATACTCTTACGAAACGGAGAATGGCATACAAGCCGAGGAGCGCGGTGTACCAGTGAAGTTGGGCACCGAAGAGCAGAAGGAGGTGGTTGAGGGCTCTTACTCGTATGTTACTGCCGATGGTTTGCGTGTGATTGTCAAATACACTGCCGATGAGAATGGTTTTCATCCAACAATATCAT ATGACGGCATTGATGCTGAGCGCTACGCACGCGTCCAACAACCTGCCGACACTGTAATTATACGccaaaattaa